The following are encoded together in the Parabacteroides chongii genome:
- a CDS encoding sugar porter family MFS transporter: MKRTTAYLLLICLVSAMGGLLFGYDWVVIGGAKIFYEPFFGLEGSAALRGWAMSSALIGCLVGALLSGEWSDKYGRKKMLIIASFLFVWSAYGTGAVDSFTWFIIYRIIGGFGIGIASNVSPVYIAEVAPASVRGKFVSLNQLTIVLGILMAQLANWQIGEYFTQGGETLTANSIEWAWRWMFWAELVPAGLFFVLSFIIPESPRWLATVQKTTQARGILLRIGGNEYADQTLNELAQLTDKKEEKANWSALLKPGVRNVLVIGIVLAIFQQWCGINVIFNYAHEIFSEAGYAVSDVLMNIVVTGVTNVIFTFVAIYTVDKWGRRTLMFVGSAGLAIIYAVLGTCYFLEMSGWPMLLLVVMAIACYAMSLAPVVWVVLSEIFPVRIRGMAMAISTFFLWVACFLLTYTFPILNEAVGASGTFWLYGLICLGGFLFIRAKLPETKGKTLEELEKELTK; the protein is encoded by the coding sequence ATGAAGCGAACAACAGCTTATTTATTACTTATCTGTCTCGTCTCTGCCATGGGAGGATTGCTATTCGGTTACGACTGGGTGGTGATCGGTGGTGCAAAGATATTTTATGAACCGTTCTTTGGGTTGGAAGGCTCTGCCGCTCTTCGCGGATGGGCTATGAGTAGTGCTTTGATCGGTTGCCTGGTGGGTGCATTACTGTCCGGAGAATGGAGTGATAAATACGGGCGCAAGAAAATGTTGATCATCGCTTCTTTTCTTTTTGTATGGTCGGCCTATGGGACAGGGGCGGTCGACAGTTTTACCTGGTTTATTATTTATCGTATCATCGGTGGGTTCGGTATCGGGATTGCTTCGAACGTATCGCCGGTATATATCGCTGAGGTAGCTCCGGCTTCAGTCCGGGGAAAATTCGTTTCCCTCAATCAGCTGACAATCGTATTAGGTATCCTGATGGCACAGTTGGCAAACTGGCAGATCGGAGAATACTTTACACAAGGAGGCGAAACGTTGACGGCAAACAGTATCGAATGGGCGTGGCGTTGGATGTTCTGGGCGGAGCTGGTTCCGGCAGGATTGTTTTTTGTCCTTTCTTTTATTATTCCTGAAAGTCCTCGCTGGCTGGCAACCGTACAAAAGACCACACAGGCACGAGGCATTCTTCTGCGTATCGGTGGCAATGAGTATGCCGATCAGACTTTGAACGAATTAGCCCAATTGACCGATAAAAAGGAGGAAAAAGCAAACTGGAGTGCACTCTTGAAGCCGGGAGTCCGGAATGTATTGGTGATCGGGATCGTACTGGCTATCTTCCAGCAGTGGTGTGGTATCAATGTGATCTTCAATTATGCACATGAGATATTTTCAGAGGCAGGCTATGCCGTATCTGATGTCCTGATGAATATTGTAGTGACAGGGGTGACTAATGTGATCTTTACTTTCGTCGCTATCTATACGGTGGATAAATGGGGCAGACGTACCTTGATGTTTGTCGGTTCTGCCGGGCTGGCCATTATTTATGCGGTATTAGGTACCTGCTACTTCCTGGAAATGAGCGGCTGGCCGATGCTTCTATTGGTAGTGATGGCTATTGCCTGCTATGCTATGTCGCTAGCGCCGGTGGTTTGGGTGGTTCTTTCCGAAATATTCCCGGTACGGATACGCGGGATGGCAATGGCGATCTCTACCTTCTTCCTTTGGGTGGCCTGCTTCCTGTTGACCTATACCTTCCCGATACTGAATGAAGCGGTGGGTGCTTCGGGAACCTTCTGGCTGTATGGTCTTATCTGTCTGGGCGGATTCCTGTTTATCCGTGCGAAACTTCCTGAAACAAAAGGTAAAACTTTAGAGGAACTGGAAAAAGAATTAACGAAATAA
- a CDS encoding DUF5107 domain-containing protein, with protein sequence MTENVKVWEEDILLPTYGIGKAEKNPMFLEKRVYQGSSGVVYPYSVVEKIEDTCEEKSYHAVWLENEYIKVMILPELGGRVQMAYDKIKNRHFIYYNHVIKPALVGLTGPWISGGIEFNWPQHHRPSTFLPIDYTIERCADGSAIVWVSERERMFHQKGMAGFTLRPGRAVLEIQGKLYNPTPVPQTFLWWANPAVAVNDAYQSVFPADVNAVFDHGKRDVSRYPIATGTYYKMDYSAGVDISRYKNIPVPTSYMAIRSKYNFVGGYENDTRAGVLHVANHHISPGKKQWTWGNGDFGQAWDRNLTDTDGPYIELMTGVYTDNQPDFTWLQPYEEKTFTQYFMPYRELGVVKNASSDLLMNIEPDGKGALLKIFATSVQKELHITIEKAGETCLDITRDITPENVLEEFVPVDSLCDVKVCICNAKGKQVLTWEPEPDVIKEVPEPAKAALDPEDVRTTEQLYLTGLHLEQYRHATYSATDYYQEAIRRDPTDVRNNNAMGLWLIRKGQFAQAEPYLRQAVKTLTERNPNPYDGEPLYNLGLSLKYQGKNEEAYDFFYKACWNAAWQDAGYYSLAQLSAAKEEWEEALYEIDKSLLRNWHNLRGRHLKAIILRHLGRNDEAIALIDESLRIDRFNFGCGFEKYLITGNDSDLKALVALMRPEGHNYSELALDYASAGCWEEALKVAETAIDLQVADQTMLHYYKSWFLIRLDRKEEALAAIREAEQQIPDCCFPNTLEAILALQAVVDFAAEAPKALYYLGNLWYDKRQYPEAIACWEASKKQDETFPTVLRNLSLAYFNKLNKQEEAVVLLEKAFALDPTDARILMELDQLYKRLNRPHADRLAFLDKHKEVAFERDDLYLEYVTLLNQLGQYEEAIRMIDARKFHPWEGGEGKVPAQYQLARVELVKQLLSEGKYQDALNLIEECFVYPHNFGEGKLYGAQENDFNYYKACALQGLGRNEEATGLFLKASVGNSQPAAAMYYNDQKPDKIFYQGLALRKLGREDEARGRFNNLISYGEKHVYDVFKMDYFAVSLPDLQIWEDDMNKKNRIHCNYLMALGHLGLGDTEKAMKYFNIAAEMDNNHQGVQIHREMI encoded by the coding sequence ATGACTGAAAATGTGAAAGTTTGGGAAGAAGATATCCTTCTTCCTACCTACGGTATTGGCAAAGCTGAAAAGAATCCGATGTTCCTGGAGAAGCGTGTTTACCAGGGAAGCAGTGGTGTGGTTTACCCTTATTCGGTGGTTGAAAAGATAGAGGATACCTGCGAGGAAAAGAGTTACCATGCTGTCTGGCTGGAAAACGAATATATAAAAGTGATGATCCTTCCCGAGCTGGGCGGACGGGTACAAATGGCGTACGATAAGATCAAAAACCGCCATTTCATCTACTATAACCATGTTATCAAACCCGCTTTGGTCGGACTGACCGGACCGTGGATCTCCGGCGGTATCGAGTTTAACTGGCCGCAACATCACCGTCCGAGTACGTTCCTGCCGATCGACTATACGATCGAACGTTGTGCCGATGGAAGTGCCATCGTTTGGGTAAGCGAACGCGAACGGATGTTCCATCAGAAAGGGATGGCAGGTTTTACCTTGCGTCCGGGACGTGCAGTATTGGAGATACAGGGGAAATTGTATAATCCGACTCCGGTTCCACAGACCTTCCTTTGGTGGGCCAACCCGGCAGTTGCCGTAAATGATGCCTATCAATCGGTATTTCCTGCCGATGTAAACGCCGTTTTCGATCATGGAAAACGGGATGTTTCGCGTTACCCGATTGCTACGGGCACTTACTATAAGATGGACTATTCGGCAGGCGTGGATATTTCCCGTTACAAGAATATCCCGGTTCCTACCTCTTATATGGCGATCCGTTCCAAATATAACTTTGTGGGAGGCTATGAGAACGATACCCGTGCCGGTGTCCTGCATGTGGCGAACCATCACATCTCACCGGGTAAAAAACAGTGGACCTGGGGGAACGGCGATTTCGGACAAGCCTGGGACCGCAACCTGACGGATACCGACGGCCCTTATATCGAACTGATGACCGGTGTCTATACCGACAATCAGCCCGACTTCACCTGGCTGCAACCTTACGAAGAAAAAACATTCACCCAGTACTTCATGCCTTACCGCGAACTGGGTGTCGTAAAGAACGCCTCTTCCGATCTTCTGATGAACATAGAACCCGATGGAAAGGGCGCTTTATTAAAGATATTTGCCACTTCGGTACAGAAGGAGCTGCATATTACCATCGAAAAAGCAGGGGAAACCTGTCTCGATATTACCCGTGATATCACCCCCGAAAATGTACTGGAGGAGTTTGTTCCTGTCGACAGTTTGTGCGATGTGAAGGTTTGTATCTGTAATGCAAAAGGCAAACAGGTATTGACATGGGAACCTGAACCGGATGTGATCAAAGAAGTTCCCGAACCTGCGAAAGCAGCACTCGATCCGGAAGATGTACGGACTACCGAACAACTCTACCTGACCGGTCTGCATCTGGAACAGTATCGCCATGCCACCTATTCGGCTACGGATTATTATCAGGAAGCCATCCGCCGCGATCCGACCGATGTACGCAATAATAATGCAATGGGTTTGTGGCTGATCCGTAAAGGACAGTTTGCCCAGGCAGAACCTTATCTGCGTCAGGCGGTGAAGACATTGACCGAGCGGAATCCAAATCCGTATGACGGCGAACCGTTATACAACCTGGGCCTCTCCCTGAAATATCAGGGAAAGAATGAAGAAGCATACGACTTTTTCTATAAAGCCTGTTGGAATGCAGCCTGGCAGGATGCCGGCTATTATTCTCTCGCCCAATTATCAGCTGCAAAAGAAGAGTGGGAAGAAGCTCTTTATGAAATAGATAAATCCTTGCTCCGCAACTGGCATAACCTGCGGGGACGTCATTTGAAGGCTATTATTCTTCGTCACTTGGGACGAAACGATGAGGCGATTGCGTTGATCGACGAATCGTTGCGTATCGACCGTTTCAACTTTGGTTGCGGCTTTGAAAAGTATCTGATAACCGGGAACGATTCCGATCTGAAAGCACTGGTCGCTTTGATGCGTCCGGAAGGACATAATTATAGCGAGCTGGCACTCGATTATGCATCGGCAGGTTGCTGGGAAGAAGCATTGAAGGTGGCTGAGACGGCCATCGATTTGCAGGTTGCCGATCAGACGATGTTACATTATTATAAGAGTTGGTTCCTGATCCGTTTGGATCGGAAGGAAGAGGCTTTGGCGGCAATCCGTGAGGCTGAACAGCAAATTCCAGACTGCTGTTTCCCGAATACGTTGGAAGCTATTCTGGCTCTTCAGGCAGTGGTTGATTTTGCAGCCGAGGCTCCGAAAGCGTTGTATTACCTGGGCAATTTGTGGTACGACAAACGTCAGTATCCGGAAGCGATTGCCTGTTGGGAAGCTTCGAAGAAGCAGGATGAAACATTCCCGACCGTATTGCGTAACCTTTCGCTCGCTTATTTCAATAAACTGAATAAGCAGGAAGAAGCAGTTGTTTTATTGGAGAAGGCTTTTGCCCTCGATCCGACAGACGCCCGCATTCTGATGGAGCTTGACCAACTGTATAAACGCTTGAACCGTCCGCATGCCGATCGGCTGGCTTTCCTGGATAAACACAAAGAAGTCGCTTTCGAGCGCGATGACCTGTATCTGGAATATGTCACTTTACTCAACCAGCTTGGACAGTATGAAGAAGCCATCCGCATGATCGATGCCCGCAAGTTCCATCCGTGGGAAGGGGGAGAAGGTAAAGTTCCTGCCCAATATCAGCTTGCCCGCGTAGAGTTGGTGAAGCAATTGCTGTCGGAAGGGAAATATCAGGATGCATTGAACTTGATAGAAGAATGTTTCGTCTATCCGCATAACTTTGGAGAAGGGAAACTGTACGGTGCCCAGGAGAATGATTTCAATTATTATAAAGCTTGTGCTTTGCAGGGATTGGGACGCAATGAAGAAGCAACCGGATTATTCCTCAAAGCCAGTGTCGGAAACAGTCAGCCTGCAGCCGCTATGTATTACAACGACCAGAAGCCGGATAAGATATTCTATCAGGGACTGGCATTGCGTAAACTGGGTCGTGAAGACGAGGCACGCGGTCGCTTCAACAATCTGATCTCCTATGGTGAAAAGCATGTGTATGATGTCTTTAAGATGGATTACTTCGCCGTCTCCCTGCCGGACTTGCAGATTTGGGAAGATGATATGAACAAAAAGAACCGTATCCACTGCAATTACCTGATGGCATTAGGCCACCTGGGCTTGGGAGATACCGAAAAAGCAATGAAGTATTTCAATATTGCTGCCGAAATGGATAATAACCATCAGGGAGTACAGATACATCGGGAAATGATCTGA
- a CDS encoding glycoside hydrolase family 2 protein, producing the protein MKQLLFVCISLMIFSSCRERSSELSLAGEWQFALDSTDVGVTEKWFEHSFTDKIELPGTTDEAGYGTPNSLPPSVGKPQILHLTRRNSYVGPAWYSREITIPSDWKDKSIELKLERVIWQTKVWIDGQPVPGTCESLISPHRFDLTDYLTPGKHKLAIRVDNRKQHDISVNDMVHAYTNETQIMWNGIIGEISLTAKEALSIDNLQVYPDITRKQIRIQGKVFNAGERIEGMLSAKVENSTSRLQISSFEQQMDFQPGENLVNITCPMGDSIEVWSEFNPTLYTMDLKVEAGSQKAKGSVRFGMREFSRNQSDLLLNGKKVFLRGTLECCIFPLTGRPPMDPEGWKKVFLTAREWGLNHLRFHSWCPPEAAFQVADSLGFYLQVELPLWSLKVGEEARTNKFLYAEADRILSEYGNHPSFCFFSLGNELQPDFDFLTGLLKHVKSQDPRHLYTTTSFTFEGGHGDWPEPDDDFFITQWTKKGWVRGQGVFDTQSPSFDKDYVASVEGMTVPLITHEIGQYSIFPNLKEIDKYTGVLDPLNFKGVRQELEQKGLLDKAGDYLKASGYLASILYKEEIERAMKTAGCSGFQLLDLHDFPGQGTALVGLLDAFWDSKGVTDAETFRQACAPVTPLARFPKAVYTNDETFTASVEIANFTDRELSGQSLSWVLKDEAGKEMNQGKIACQPLSIGLNKLPVAISCPLNRKEAGRLTLSLSLEDTPYRNEWSVWVYPAELTTEKGEIIVTRDQREAQKALADGKKVLYNPDYKKVEGLEGKFVPVFWSPVHFPKQAGSMGILCDATHPAFRHFPTGNYTDWQWWSLLKQSRTVVTDSLPAVTPLVEVVDNFVNNRRLSNLFEVKVGAGKLLFCSMDLLSDWKQRPEARQLYFSLLEYMKSDAFNPSNTMESGVLSRLLIGGTSAETSKPEDIY; encoded by the coding sequence ATGAAGCAACTTCTATTTGTATGCATATCTCTGATGATATTTTCTTCTTGCAGGGAAAGATCATCTGAACTCTCTTTAGCCGGAGAGTGGCAGTTTGCTTTGGACAGTACTGATGTCGGAGTAACGGAGAAGTGGTTTGAACATTCGTTTACCGATAAAATAGAGTTACCGGGGACTACCGATGAGGCAGGCTACGGCACTCCGAACAGTTTGCCTCCTTCAGTCGGCAAGCCGCAGATACTTCACCTGACCCGTCGGAACAGCTATGTCGGTCCCGCCTGGTATTCGCGTGAAATCACGATTCCATCGGACTGGAAAGACAAATCTATCGAACTGAAACTGGAACGCGTTATCTGGCAGACGAAAGTCTGGATAGACGGACAACCTGTGCCGGGAACTTGTGAAAGCCTGATCAGTCCGCATCGTTTCGACCTGACGGACTATCTGACACCCGGTAAACACAAGCTGGCGATCCGTGTCGATAACCGGAAACAACACGATATTTCTGTCAATGATATGGTACATGCCTACACCAACGAAACGCAGATCATGTGGAACGGTATCATCGGAGAAATATCTCTGACTGCAAAAGAGGCCCTTTCCATCGACAATCTGCAGGTGTATCCGGATATCACCCGTAAGCAAATCCGCATACAAGGTAAGGTCTTTAATGCAGGTGAACGAATAGAAGGTATGTTGTCAGCTAAGGTGGAAAACTCAACAAGCAGATTGCAAATATCTTCTTTCGAGCAGCAGATGGATTTTCAGCCAGGTGAAAACCTGGTGAACATCACCTGTCCGATGGGTGATTCGATAGAAGTGTGGAGTGAATTTAACCCTACTCTATATACAATGGATCTGAAGGTGGAAGCTGGTTCACAGAAGGCAAAAGGGAGTGTTAGGTTTGGTATGCGTGAATTTAGCCGAAACCAGTCAGATCTGTTATTGAACGGGAAAAAGGTATTTCTGCGGGGAACGCTCGAATGCTGTATTTTCCCCCTTACCGGTCGTCCGCCGATGGATCCGGAAGGATGGAAGAAAGTATTCCTGACTGCCCGCGAATGGGGATTGAACCATCTCCGTTTCCATTCCTGGTGCCCGCCGGAAGCCGCTTTTCAAGTGGCGGATTCTTTGGGCTTTTATCTGCAGGTGGAGCTGCCTCTCTGGTCTTTGAAAGTGGGTGAAGAAGCCCGGACAAACAAATTCCTGTATGCTGAAGCCGACCGTATCCTGTCGGAATACGGAAATCATCCCTCTTTCTGTTTCTTTAGTCTGGGTAATGAGTTGCAACCCGATTTTGATTTCCTGACCGGATTACTGAAACATGTCAAATCGCAGGACCCGCGTCATCTATATACAACTACCTCCTTTACCTTTGAAGGAGGTCATGGTGACTGGCCCGAACCGGACGATGATTTCTTTATCACGCAATGGACAAAGAAAGGCTGGGTACGTGGTCAGGGTGTGTTCGATACCCAGTCACCTTCGTTTGACAAAGATTATGTTGCATCCGTCGAGGGCATGACCGTTCCGTTGATCACCCACGAGATCGGACAGTATTCCATTTTCCCGAACCTGAAGGAGATAGATAAATATACAGGTGTACTCGACCCTCTGAACTTTAAAGGTGTCAGACAGGAACTGGAACAGAAAGGTCTTTTGGATAAAGCCGGTGATTACCTGAAAGCATCCGGTTATCTGGCATCTATTCTCTATAAGGAAGAGATAGAACGTGCGATGAAAACGGCTGGTTGCAGTGGTTTCCAGTTGCTGGACCTGCACGACTTTCCCGGACAGGGAACGGCTTTGGTCGGTCTGTTGGATGCCTTTTGGGACAGTAAGGGGGTAACCGATGCGGAGACTTTCCGTCAGGCATGTGCTCCGGTAACTCCTTTGGCACGTTTTCCGAAAGCTGTTTATACAAACGATGAGACTTTTACGGCATCTGTGGAGATTGCGAACTTTACCGATCGCGAGCTGAGCGGGCAATCTCTTTCCTGGGTATTGAAAGATGAGGCGGGAAAAGAGATGAATCAGGGAAAGATCGCTTGTCAGCCCCTTTCCATCGGATTGAACAAATTGCCTGTAGCGATCAGTTGTCCTTTGAATCGGAAGGAAGCAGGCCGCCTGACTTTGTCGCTTTCATTGGAGGATACGCCTTACCGGAATGAATGGTCTGTTTGGGTATATCCGGCAGAGTTGACAACTGAAAAGGGCGAAATCATCGTTACTCGTGACCAACGGGAGGCTCAAAAGGCGTTAGCCGACGGAAAGAAAGTATTGTATAACCCCGATTATAAGAAGGTGGAAGGACTGGAAGGCAAATTCGTTCCGGTGTTCTGGAGTCCGGTTCATTTCCCGAAACAGGCAGGTTCGATGGGTATCTTATGTGATGCCACGCATCCGGCATTCCGCCATTTCCCGACAGGCAACTATACCGACTGGCAATGGTGGTCGTTGCTGAAACAGTCCCGGACGGTCGTGACAGATAGCTTGCCTGCTGTAACGCCTTTGGTGGAGGTTGTCGATAATTTTGTCAATAACCGCCGCTTGTCGAATCTGTTTGAGGTGAAAGTCGGAGCGGGTAAACTCCTGTTCTGTTCTATGGATTTGCTGTCTGACTGGAAGCAACGCCCGGAAGCGCGTCAGTTATATTTCAGTCTGCTTGAATATATGAAAAGCGATGCATTTAACCCGTCAAACACGATGGAATCGGGAGTTTTGTCCCGATTGCTTATAGGCGGAACCTCTGCGGAAACAAGCAAACCGGAAGATATTTATTGA
- a CDS encoding alpha-galactosidase produces MKKLFIVLFVLVTGMGWAQQSAVTTGNDGKSWTLSTRSFIYQIRVSEQGVVNMFYFGDKSQDPDMLRHPLGEEVTVRGGYSATTPMLEAVFKDRVRDIELTYAGSELLTQDGYTTLAIHQKDKFYPLAVTEYIRVLPEYDLLEKWIEIKNTGKKGSIDIENAQSGTFFLPKNAYELTHLSGRWGYEYQMNVTKLTQGLKTIQTKDLRSYGSSFFAIRPEGEQEETCGEVWFGTLQYSGNWRMDFEKYAPGEVQVTGGISFWDQLLVLQPGKSFTTPKMMIGYTNRGMEGVSQNLASFTREKVLYPSHRDQVRPVLYNSWYATTFDVNEEHQLALAKIAKELGVEVFVIDDGWFKGRVNDKGGLGDWTVDKNKFPNGLQPMIDKINAMGLDFGIWIEPEMVNPNSDLYRQHPDWVFHYPNRTRHETRNQLMLNLAREDVYQYLYTSFSTLLRENNIKFIKWDMNRGVTEPGFLSAPTDEQRAVRIKYIENLYRLFETLRAEFPDVWFENCAGGGGRVDLGMMARTDFCWASDNTDPVERTFIQYSFLNAFPSNSMISWVTQEDWHNQKHPLEFKFDVSMCGVLGVGYDITKWTDKEKETAREKIALYKEIRETVHKGDHYRLVSPYENNRSVLQFVNKPKTESVVFVYNLAEYPDNAIPETKRPKKVKLRGLEADASYRIDGMEGLYKGRQLMNIGVEFPLYGAFKSRIFKIVKQ; encoded by the coding sequence ATGAAGAAGCTGTTTATCGTGTTATTTGTACTGGTGACAGGGATGGGTTGGGCACAACAGTCTGCTGTTACAACGGGTAATGACGGAAAGTCGTGGACATTGTCTACGCGCTCTTTTATTTATCAGATACGTGTGTCTGAACAGGGAGTCGTGAATATGTTTTATTTCGGTGATAAAAGCCAGGATCCGGACATGCTTCGTCATCCGTTAGGCGAGGAAGTAACGGTTCGCGGCGGCTATTCGGCTACCACTCCGATGCTGGAAGCTGTCTTTAAAGATCGGGTGAGGGATATAGAGCTGACTTATGCCGGTTCGGAGCTTTTGACACAGGATGGATACACGACGTTGGCTATCCATCAGAAAGATAAGTTTTATCCGCTGGCGGTAACGGAATATATCCGTGTCCTTCCGGAATACGATCTGCTGGAAAAGTGGATAGAGATAAAGAATACGGGAAAGAAAGGCAGTATCGATATCGAAAATGCCCAGTCCGGAACCTTCTTTCTGCCGAAGAATGCCTATGAACTGACGCATTTGTCCGGCAGGTGGGGCTACGAATACCAGATGAACGTGACCAAACTGACCCAGGGACTGAAAACAATTCAGACAAAAGACCTGCGCTCATACGGTTCTTCCTTCTTTGCGATAAGGCCGGAAGGCGAGCAGGAAGAGACCTGCGGGGAAGTTTGGTTCGGTACTTTGCAGTATAGCGGCAACTGGCGGATGGATTTCGAAAAGTATGCTCCCGGCGAGGTACAGGTGACCGGAGGTATCAGTTTCTGGGATCAACTCCTGGTTCTTCAGCCCGGAAAAAGTTTTACTACCCCCAAAATGATGATAGGATATACCAATCGGGGAATGGAAGGTGTCTCACAGAACCTGGCCTCTTTTACCCGTGAAAAGGTGCTGTATCCTTCCCATCGCGACCAGGTACGCCCGGTTTTGTATAATAGCTGGTATGCGACCACTTTTGATGTGAATGAAGAGCATCAGCTGGCATTGGCAAAGATCGCTAAAGAGCTGGGTGTCGAGGTTTTCGTGATCGACGATGGTTGGTTTAAAGGCCGTGTGAACGATAAAGGCGGTCTGGGAGACTGGACGGTCGATAAGAATAAATTCCCTAACGGCCTGCAGCCGATGATCGATAAGATCAATGCTATGGGGCTGGATTTCGGTATCTGGATAGAGCCGGAGATGGTAAATCCGAACAGCGACCTCTACCGTCAGCATCCTGACTGGGTGTTCCATTATCCCAACCGTACCCGTCATGAGACACGTAACCAGCTGATGCTGAATCTCGCACGTGAGGATGTCTATCAGTATCTGTATACCAGCTTCTCTACTCTGTTGCGTGAAAACAATATCAAATTCATCAAATGGGATATGAACCGCGGGGTGACTGAACCGGGTTTCCTGTCTGCACCGACTGACGAGCAACGGGCTGTGCGTATCAAATATATCGAAAACCTGTACCGCCTGTTTGAGACGCTACGTGCCGAATTTCCGGATGTGTGGTTCGAGAACTGTGCCGGTGGCGGGGGAAGAGTGGACCTGGGTATGATGGCACGTACCGATTTCTGTTGGGCAAGCGATAATACCGATCCGGTGGAACGAACTTTCATCCAGTATTCTTTCCTGAATGCTTTCCCGTCCAATTCCATGATCAGTTGGGTGACGCAGGAGGACTGGCATAACCAGAAGCATCCGCTGGAATTTAAATTCGACGTATCCATGTGCGGTGTGCTGGGTGTCGGCTATGACATAACAAAGTGGACCGATAAGGAGAAAGAAACGGCTCGTGAGAAGATTGCCCTGTATAAAGAGATCCGTGAAACGGTTCATAAAGGCGACCATTACCGTCTCGTTTCCCCCTATGAAAATAACCGGAGCGTGCTCCAGTTTGTCAATAAGCCGAAAACGGAATCTGTAGTATTCGTATATAACCTGGCTGAATATCCTGACAACGCCATTCCGGAGACCAAACGCCCCAAAAAGGTGAAACTACGCGGACTGGAAGCGGATGCTTCTTATCGGATCGACGGCATGGAAGGTCTTTATAAAGGCCGCCAGTTAATGAATATAGGTGTCGAGTTTCCGTTGTACGGAGCTTTCAAAAGCCGTATCTTCAAGATCGTAAAACAATAA
- a CDS encoding aldose epimerase family protein, protein MKLLSASTFSGGGLIPAAELITLRNRNGLVAQFTDYGARWVSMWVPDREGRLSDIVLGFDTIDGYRTAGERYHGAIVGRVCGRISNACFRIGGQEYLLASNDVYGTPVRNHLHGGIDAFHNRYWKFRTYISPSGEEAVEFTNNSQSGEEGYPGNLQVKVTYLLKADNTLRMECEATTDHPTPVNMTNHAFFNLQSPSAPAERKNVLSHNLTLNASAIIECDGELIPTGRLLPVDGTSLDFRSPRTIVSSLVEEHPQIQKDKGFSLAYALDILDTKEPEELSFAARLSDDLSGRMLEIYTNQPSVQVYNGYFMDGTDIGKGNTPYYASAGIAIETQGYPDAPNQPAFPSILIDEAKKYRHITEYCFTNVSR, encoded by the coding sequence ATGAAACTTCTATCTGCATCGACATTCAGCGGCGGGGGATTGATCCCTGCCGCTGAATTGATCACATTAAGGAACCGTAACGGTCTTGTCGCCCAGTTCACCGATTACGGTGCACGTTGGGTAAGTATGTGGGTACCCGACCGGGAGGGTCGCTTGTCGGATATCGTGCTTGGGTTCGATACGATAGACGGTTACCGGACGGCAGGGGAGAGATACCACGGTGCTATCGTCGGTCGTGTCTGCGGACGGATCAGTAATGCCTGTTTCCGGATAGGAGGGCAGGAGTATCTGTTAGCTTCCAACGATGTGTACGGTACACCTGTTCGTAACCATTTACACGGTGGAATCGATGCTTTTCACAACCGTTACTGGAAATTCCGTACATATATTTCTCCTTCCGGAGAGGAAGCCGTCGAGTTCACAAATAATTCACAAAGCGGTGAAGAGGGCTATCCGGGCAACCTGCAAGTGAAGGTTACTTACCTGTTGAAAGCGGACAATACCCTGCGGATGGAATGCGAAGCAACGACCGACCATCCGACTCCTGTTAATATGACCAATCATGCTTTCTTCAACCTGCAATCTCCTTCCGCTCCGGCAGAGAGGAAAAATGTCTTATCCCATAACCTGACTCTGAACGCTTCTGCTATCATAGAATGCGACGGTGAATTAATTCCTACAGGCCGATTGTTACCGGTAGACGGAACCTCGCTCGACTTTCGTTCGCCCCGTACCATTGTCTCGTCATTGGTTGAGGAACATCCGCAGATACAAAAGGACAAAGGTTTCTCCCTGGCCTATGCCTTGGATATCTTGGATACCAAAGAACCCGAAGAATTGAGCTTTGCCGCCCGTCTGTCTGATGATCTTTCCGGAAGAATGTTGGAAATATATACCAACCAGCCCTCCGTCCAGGTGTATAACGGTTATTTTATGGATGGTACGGACATCGGGAAAGGTAATACCCCTTACTATGCCAGTGCAGGTATAGCCATTGAAACACAGGGCTATCCGGATGCGCCTAACCAACCGGCTTTCCCCTCTATCCTGATAGATGAGGCAAAGAAGTATCGCCATATCACCGAATACTGCTTCACGAACGTGAGCCGGTAG